One window from the genome of Sulfodiicoccus acidiphilus encodes:
- a CDS encoding ribbon-helix-helix domain-containing protein has protein sequence MERPKFSSETNDRGGDKQKDGTNNTVSTSGGRKGREVSKREIVIDNDGTTTVSFKFDKSYIEYLEQVKERLHFTNMSEFLRNAIEEYLEFLKNDKSEDSAK, from the coding sequence ATGGAGAGACCTAAATTCTCTAGCGAGACCAACGATCGAGGCGGGGACAAACAGAAAGACGGAACCAACAACACAGTGAGTACAAGTGGTGGGAGGAAAGGACGGGAGGTCAGCAAGAGAGAAATAGTGATAGATAACGATGGCACAACAACAGTCTCGTTCAAGTTTGACAAAAGCTACATCGAATACTTGGAGCAAGTGAAGGAGAGGTTGCACTTCACTAACATGAGCGAGTTTCTTAGGAACGCCATAGAGGAATACTTGGAATTCCTGAAAAACGATAAATCCGAAGACTCGGCGAAGTAA
- a CDS encoding histidine phosphatase family protein, with protein sequence MIIYFVRHGESEANIKGIYPTDSTPLTSRGVDQARTVGKVLRSIKVDSVISSPALRATQTAEQIAQELGLKVEVDDRFREVGLGSLQGKSLSVSPERDVELMDEYYGDGAKYGIEKLNQLQVRILSGVTEIHSTGKKIVVIVSHQAPIRAAIALALGSAGKWLARIPVENASISIMKFDGGRFSLACVNWKPVEMYS encoded by the coding sequence ATGATCATTTACTTCGTGAGACATGGAGAGTCGGAGGCAAACATTAAGGGGATTTACCCTACCGACTCCACCCCCCTTACTTCACGAGGAGTAGATCAAGCAAGGACTGTCGGCAAGGTCCTAAGGTCAATTAAGGTAGACTCTGTCATCTCCAGTCCCGCCCTGAGGGCGACACAGACTGCTGAACAGATAGCTCAGGAGCTAGGGCTTAAAGTGGAAGTGGACGATAGATTTAGGGAAGTAGGTCTTGGTTCACTTCAAGGAAAGAGCCTGAGCGTTTCGCCAGAGAGGGACGTGGAGTTGATGGACGAATACTACGGCGATGGAGCGAAGTATGGAATAGAGAAACTGAACCAGCTCCAAGTGCGCATACTTTCTGGAGTGACGGAGATCCACTCTACGGGTAAGAAAATTGTGGTGATAGTCTCGCATCAGGCCCCGATAAGGGCCGCAATTGCCCTTGCGCTAGGAAGTGCTGGAAAGTGGCTTGCTAGAATTCCTGTAGAGAATGCCTCTATCTCCATCATGAAGTTCGACGGTGGAAGGTTCTCCTTGGCTTGTGTGAACTGGAAACCTGTTGAGATGTACTCGTGA
- a CDS encoding ABC transporter ATP-binding protein — translation MLKVEALKVRYGDVLAVDGLTFQAKGEVYCLLGPNGAGKTSTVKAIMDAVPYEGYIEVYGVNAKEPVVKNLIGYVPEQVAFFEYMKPKELIEFMAALRGLNDLSTAQKLVEAFNLSNVDQPLYTLSMGTRQKVAIVLALMHSPKLLILDEAFNGLDVFSAKLLKEIVTNQVRGGGTVLFSTHVMEIAEKMCTRIGIINRGKLVSETTPSTLREHGESLEDFFLTTTGLDESLREVLKGLE, via the coding sequence GTGCTTAAGGTCGAGGCCCTTAAGGTGAGATACGGTGACGTCCTTGCCGTGGACGGATTGACATTTCAGGCGAAGGGAGAGGTCTACTGTCTACTCGGCCCTAACGGTGCGGGGAAGACGAGCACTGTGAAGGCCATAATGGATGCCGTCCCTTACGAGGGATATATAGAAGTTTATGGCGTCAACGCCAAAGAACCTGTAGTTAAGAACCTCATAGGGTATGTGCCGGAACAAGTGGCGTTCTTTGAGTACATGAAACCCAAGGAGTTGATAGAGTTCATGGCAGCATTGAGGGGTCTGAACGACCTTAGTACAGCTCAAAAACTGGTGGAGGCCTTCAATCTCTCCAACGTTGACCAACCTCTCTATACACTCTCTATGGGGACTAGACAGAAAGTTGCCATAGTTCTGGCTCTCATGCACTCGCCGAAGCTTCTCATACTCGATGAGGCTTTCAACGGCCTCGACGTCTTCTCAGCTAAACTTCTGAAGGAAATAGTTACCAACCAGGTTAGAGGAGGGGGGACAGTGCTGTTCTCAACACACGTTATGGAGATAGCCGAGAAGATGTGCACAAGGATAGGCATAATAAACAGGGGGAAGTTAGTGAGCGAAACCACTCCTTCCACCTTAAGGGAACACGGAGAGAGCCTGGAGGACTTCTTCCTAACAACTACCGGCCTAGACGAAAGCCTCAGGGAGGTACTCAAGGGTCTTGAGTAA
- a CDS encoding zinc ribbon domain-containing protein: MEELVESKIVELGKLRKIYSDVQYLRSYLGVLRKSGTPSGLSPPDGMPKQLFSLVINGAPPRLGPLPIEGNNPYLVKDLGCMVSTDRKDKPLGAVIDLSQGVKVYLVFERPQTVVGIDIGLRHLITAVAVTNGRPVKTRMWGDEKLNMEFMRFLGEPQGLARVGGLRQRVEKMLEDVVVYIASWNPKTVALENLRETTGRMGTSLRIVQETLERVMYNHGVKYKRMSPLNTSRICSNCGYRKGELTGSLFQCPVCGYVADRDFNAALNLALKCYYTC, encoded by the coding sequence ATGGAGGAACTGGTTGAAAGCAAGATAGTGGAGTTAGGAAAGCTGAGGAAGATATATTCTGACGTGCAGTACCTGAGGAGTTACCTAGGTGTACTGAGGAAGAGCGGAACACCGTCTGGCCTCAGCCCCCCTGACGGCATGCCTAAACAGCTTTTCTCCTTGGTCATTAATGGAGCGCCACCTAGGCTCGGTCCACTCCCAATAGAGGGAAACAACCCTTACTTAGTGAAAGACCTAGGGTGCATGGTGAGCACAGACAGGAAGGACAAGCCATTGGGTGCAGTGATCGACCTTTCTCAGGGTGTCAAGGTTTATCTCGTTTTCGAGAGGCCTCAGACCGTAGTGGGAATAGACATAGGGTTGCGACACCTTATTACCGCAGTGGCGGTGACCAATGGAAGGCCAGTCAAGACAAGGATGTGGGGAGATGAGAAGTTGAACATGGAGTTCATGCGCTTTCTTGGAGAACCTCAGGGCCTCGCCAGGGTGGGAGGTCTGAGGCAGAGGGTTGAGAAGATGCTGGAGGACGTGGTGGTGTATATTGCATCGTGGAACCCTAAGACGGTTGCCCTTGAGAACTTAAGGGAGACCACCGGAAGGATGGGAACGTCGCTAAGGATAGTACAAGAGACATTGGAGCGAGTCATGTACAACCACGGGGTGAAGTACAAGCGCATGAGTCCGCTCAATACGTCAAGGATATGTTCCAACTGTGGCTACAGGAAAGGTGAACTGACGGGTTCCCTTTTCCAGTGTCCTGTTTGTGGGTACGTAGCGGACAGGGACTTTAACGCCGCCCTCAATCTAGCCTTGAAGTGCTACTATACCTGCTAA
- a CDS encoding 4Fe-4S binding protein, with protein MLEQLALAASMAAFSCYLIWEVKRGYRLDVALYLAGMMIAMNLGAYLYLLNPQWVTYVLLGNSAYMFFGLAPIIYGRRIKYSKASVATFVVLMNAAELSMGALFFTWTTGQPSTLLNAVENYWYIGSMAVEMAFSLTLVESTQLRRYLLFLLPISVVSPVAFVRSREFVELTIWSSTVLMLLATVVVYETLYKERLRATQDTMTTLEVMTIFTAMMVGEFYYYLTSSWIIYDASMMTSMVWFVYRSIVGPNGKRTNYTRDGRWTFTFILLTFVMEWFMGGVLDFASGVLQPGLAGFTNSLALGWVPSLWGVPLDFLSLVSTVTGSQWFLIMMGTEMGLLAAFRLKELKRLENKVRVSLMIAAYAIYTIFLPYFSPISSRLAFIPYMWSMGLGTLGPVTKDYLFGIVGTYAVSALLSFLFGSRQICSVTCTAPLMYQGTFYESLKTFNRTSRLGKKTLGSRLRPWFKWVASVVWVTLLVAALMSFLNQAGVIDFTVAGTDITVFLYSFYFNFLWYVVFVSIPFFGTYACATQGWCSWGTFNQLVGRVGLFRLRVRDPQQCITCESKACAKACPVGNTDMAGHFIREGRFRSMRCVGVGDCVEACPYDNILFYDARHWIKEKISRWFR; from the coding sequence ATGCTTGAACAGTTGGCCCTAGCCGCATCGATGGCTGCCTTTTCGTGCTACCTGATATGGGAGGTCAAGAGGGGTTACAGGCTAGATGTGGCCCTGTACTTGGCGGGCATGATGATTGCAATGAATTTAGGAGCCTACCTATACCTATTGAACCCACAGTGGGTCACATACGTCCTGTTGGGTAACTCGGCCTATATGTTCTTCGGCCTAGCGCCAATAATTTACGGAAGGAGGATAAAGTACTCAAAGGCCTCGGTAGCAACCTTCGTAGTACTCATGAACGCGGCGGAGCTCTCCATGGGTGCCCTGTTCTTCACTTGGACCACTGGTCAGCCATCCACTTTACTCAATGCAGTTGAAAACTATTGGTACATAGGTTCAATGGCAGTGGAGATGGCCTTCTCACTAACTCTCGTAGAAAGCACCCAATTGAGGAGATACTTACTCTTCCTGCTGCCTATATCTGTCGTCTCCCCCGTGGCCTTCGTTCGGAGTCGAGAGTTCGTAGAACTTACGATCTGGTCCTCAACGGTCTTAATGCTCCTAGCTACGGTGGTGGTCTACGAGACGCTCTACAAGGAAAGACTAAGGGCCACACAGGACACTATGACAACGCTTGAGGTCATGACGATCTTCACGGCAATGATGGTGGGCGAGTTCTACTACTACCTAACTAGTTCGTGGATAATCTACGACGCCTCTATGATGACTTCCATGGTTTGGTTTGTCTACAGATCTATTGTGGGGCCTAACGGGAAGAGGACTAACTACACGAGGGACGGGAGGTGGACCTTCACCTTCATTCTTCTCACGTTTGTCATGGAGTGGTTTATGGGAGGGGTACTCGACTTTGCCAGCGGGGTCCTACAGCCGGGGTTAGCCGGTTTCACCAACTCCCTAGCGCTGGGGTGGGTCCCAAGCCTCTGGGGAGTTCCCCTAGACTTCCTATCCCTTGTCTCCACGGTTACTGGCTCGCAGTGGTTCCTGATAATGATGGGAACGGAGATGGGTCTCCTCGCCGCCTTCAGGCTGAAGGAACTGAAAAGGTTGGAGAACAAGGTCCGCGTCTCCCTAATGATCGCTGCCTACGCGATCTACACAATTTTCCTACCTTACTTCTCTCCAATATCTTCGAGACTAGCATTCATTCCCTACATGTGGAGCATGGGGTTGGGAACCTTAGGACCAGTGACCAAGGACTACCTATTCGGCATAGTGGGGACATACGCGGTCTCCGCTCTGCTGTCCTTTCTGTTCGGATCCAGGCAGATATGTTCTGTCACCTGCACAGCGCCGCTGATGTATCAGGGGACGTTCTACGAGTCCCTCAAGACCTTCAATAGAACCTCTAGGCTAGGGAAGAAGACCCTAGGATCTAGGCTTAGACCGTGGTTCAAGTGGGTGGCCTCAGTTGTTTGGGTGACCCTCCTAGTTGCGGCCCTCATGTCCTTTCTCAACCAGGCTGGGGTAATAGACTTCACTGTGGCTGGGACTGACATCACAGTCTTCCTCTATTCCTTCTACTTCAATTTCCTGTGGTACGTTGTGTTCGTGTCCATACCTTTCTTCGGTACCTACGCTTGCGCCACACAGGGGTGGTGTTCGTGGGGGACCTTCAACCAGTTAGTTGGAAGAGTGGGACTCTTCAGGCTAAGAGTGAGGGATCCACAGCAATGTATCACCTGCGAATCCAAAGCCTGCGCCAAAGCGTGCCCAGTGGGAAACACCGACATGGCAGGACACTTCATAAGGGAGGGACGGTTCAGATCGATGAGGTGTGTAGGAGTGGGTGACTGCGTTGAGGCCTGTCCTTACGACAACATCTTATTCTACGATGCAAGACACTGGATTAAGGAAAAGATAAGTCGGTGGTTCAGATGA
- a CDS encoding inorganic phosphate transporter, with amino-acid sequence MLLESLIFALGAIASFFVGGNNISPSLGILVSTNVVKRKAAYFLAALSIFLGASVGGLTMSKSVRGIIEGKEGYTTFIILSVLLSCTAAFFYLNRIGVPSSLTQMLYPSLAVLSLLSREYVYFDWRAFFIALILWILTPGIAIGTVLGLYLWMRRAIHSEARLLRQLRLYKVLILGAGLLNAFVLGANAIGLLASAGSFSTPIYVTLPSYGMAAALGVYVASKKGVLTMGFRLTRLGYLGGVSAVIGSSAVAEVLTLFGIPISVTQTMVGGIIGLGFRGLDRTSRDRS; translated from the coding sequence ATGTTACTTGAGTCACTGATCTTCGCGTTGGGTGCTATTGCCTCGTTCTTCGTAGGGGGAAACAACATCTCTCCCTCGCTAGGAATACTGGTATCAACGAACGTAGTTAAGAGGAAGGCCGCGTACTTTCTCGCGGCACTCTCAATATTTCTAGGAGCATCAGTGGGGGGCCTAACTATGAGCAAGAGTGTGAGGGGAATAATTGAAGGAAAGGAGGGTTACACCACATTCATTATACTTTCAGTATTACTCTCCTGCACTGCGGCGTTCTTCTACCTCAACAGAATCGGAGTACCTTCCTCCTTGACCCAGATGCTCTACCCATCCCTCGCTGTTCTCTCTCTACTCTCTCGAGAATACGTTTACTTCGACTGGAGGGCGTTCTTCATCGCCCTCATCCTCTGGATCCTAACGCCTGGGATAGCAATAGGCACCGTGCTTGGCCTCTATCTTTGGATGAGGAGAGCCATCCACTCGGAAGCGAGGCTCTTGAGGCAGCTAAGACTCTACAAAGTCCTCATTTTAGGAGCTGGGTTACTGAACGCCTTTGTGCTGGGGGCCAACGCCATAGGACTCCTAGCTTCAGCTGGGAGCTTCTCCACTCCCATTTACGTTACGTTGCCCTCCTATGGAATGGCAGCGGCCTTGGGAGTCTACGTGGCCTCCAAGAAGGGAGTACTAACCATGGGGTTCAGGTTAACTAGATTAGGATATTTGGGAGGAGTATCTGCTGTCATAGGAAGCTCAGCTGTAGCGGAAGTTCTCACGTTATTCGGTATACCAATTTCCGTCACCCAGACCATGGTGGGGGGGATAATAGGATTGGGGTTCAGGGGACTGGACAGGACGTCAAGAGACAGATCTTGA
- a CDS encoding DEAD/DEAH box helicase — MSSLKWTTVDELELDEKVKGILKERGVIRLNPVQTEAIKKGLLKGKRLLVASPTASGKTLVAELGMISHVTNGGKAVYVVPLRALAQEKYDTLKSWEKLGVKVGITSGDYDSDDEWLRYYDIVVSTYEKLDSLWRRRATWLSQVNYYVLDEVHYINDGERGPVIEGITIRSKRAGNLLALSATVSNYVEIADWLGAEPVVIDWRPVKLREGVLFPEGRRFRVQFDDGSIETVKGVDPIVAFTLRSIEAGGQVLIFRNSRRNAEATARRVAEFLDETENDLTSALNEEDVVNEEREGLEPLLRRGVAYHHAGLSKRTRDLIESAFRTRRLKVIAATPTLAAGVNLPARTVIIGDYHRYNRKVLGFQEEIPVMEYKQMSGRAGRPGFDDSGEAVIVVRNAREAERVMKKYVLSQPEELKSRLGSELAFFSFVLGVLASDGPLTEMELRKFASESLMTREVLERYLDRAINWLTEREFVKLGRKLSLTSFGRRVADLYVNPFTADLIKEKLTKSELGCNLAYLQLLASTPDAPVVSVGRYEEDRLYDELDCELMVEEPEDETERYEFLSSLKVGLIVRDWINEEPEEKILETYNVGSGDLNAVVETMDWLTYSGHHVCNVLGLSEHAKRLSLLNARVKDGVSEELLDLVKIRGVGRKRARLLYDSGVRSVLDVLANPEKVKSILGARLGESVIEQAARALTGLHK; from the coding sequence TTGAGTTCGCTAAAGTGGACCACAGTAGACGAGTTGGAATTAGACGAAAAAGTGAAGGGCATCCTTAAGGAGAGAGGTGTGATTAGACTTAACCCTGTACAGACCGAGGCGATCAAGAAGGGATTACTAAAGGGTAAAAGGCTTCTAGTAGCTTCTCCCACAGCATCGGGTAAGACGCTAGTTGCAGAGCTCGGGATGATATCACATGTAACTAACGGAGGAAAGGCGGTTTACGTAGTACCTCTGAGGGCATTGGCACAGGAGAAGTACGATACGTTAAAGAGTTGGGAGAAACTAGGAGTCAAGGTAGGGATCACGTCCGGAGACTATGATAGTGATGACGAGTGGCTCAGGTACTACGACATTGTGGTGTCCACATACGAGAAACTTGACTCTCTCTGGAGAAGGAGGGCAACGTGGCTGTCCCAAGTGAACTACTATGTCCTAGACGAGGTTCACTACATCAACGATGGAGAGAGGGGGCCCGTGATAGAGGGCATAACAATAAGGTCTAAGAGAGCCGGAAACTTGCTGGCGCTCAGTGCCACCGTGAGTAACTACGTCGAGATTGCCGACTGGCTGGGGGCAGAACCGGTGGTCATTGACTGGAGGCCTGTCAAGTTGAGGGAGGGGGTTCTTTTTCCAGAAGGGAGAAGATTTAGGGTCCAGTTCGATGATGGTTCGATCGAGACGGTAAAGGGGGTAGACCCCATAGTAGCATTCACCCTGAGGTCGATCGAGGCCGGAGGGCAGGTGCTCATATTTAGGAACTCTAGGAGGAACGCTGAGGCAACTGCTAGAAGGGTGGCCGAGTTCTTAGACGAGACTGAGAACGACCTGACGTCGGCCCTAAATGAAGAGGACGTAGTGAACGAGGAACGGGAAGGGCTAGAACCACTGTTAAGGAGGGGGGTTGCATACCATCACGCTGGCCTAAGTAAAAGAACTAGGGACCTTATAGAATCGGCGTTCAGAACTAGGAGGCTTAAGGTGATAGCTGCTACTCCAACTCTAGCTGCTGGAGTCAACCTACCAGCCAGAACTGTGATAATAGGTGACTACCACAGATACAACAGGAAGGTGCTTGGTTTTCAGGAGGAGATACCAGTAATGGAGTACAAACAGATGAGTGGGAGAGCTGGTAGACCTGGCTTCGACGACAGTGGGGAGGCGGTGATAGTTGTGAGGAACGCTAGAGAGGCAGAGAGAGTGATGAAGAAGTACGTCCTTTCACAACCGGAGGAACTCAAGTCAAGGTTGGGGTCAGAATTAGCTTTCTTCTCCTTCGTATTGGGCGTGTTAGCGTCTGACGGCCCCCTGACAGAGATGGAGTTGAGGAAGTTCGCCTCGGAATCCCTGATGACGCGAGAGGTGTTAGAAAGGTACCTAGATAGGGCCATCAACTGGTTGACTGAGAGAGAGTTCGTGAAGTTGGGGAGAAAGCTTTCTCTAACTTCCTTCGGAAGGAGAGTAGCCGACCTCTACGTTAACCCGTTCACCGCGGATCTAATAAAGGAAAAGTTGACGAAGAGCGAGTTGGGATGCAATTTGGCTTACCTTCAGTTGCTGGCGTCCACCCCTGATGCTCCAGTGGTATCGGTTGGAAGGTATGAGGAGGATCGTTTATACGACGAACTAGACTGTGAGCTCATGGTGGAGGAACCCGAGGACGAGACAGAGAGGTACGAATTTCTGTCCTCCTTGAAGGTAGGTCTAATAGTGAGGGATTGGATAAACGAGGAGCCGGAAGAGAAGATCTTGGAGACCTACAACGTGGGAAGCGGTGATCTAAATGCCGTGGTAGAAACGATGGACTGGCTTACATACAGTGGTCATCACGTCTGTAACGTGCTCGGGCTAAGTGAACATGCGAAGAGACTGAGTCTACTAAACGCTAGAGTCAAGGATGGAGTGTCGGAGGAACTTCTAGACCTTGTGAAAATAAGGGGGGTGGGGAGGAAAAGGGCTAGGCTCCTTTACGACAGTGGAGTGAGGAGTGTGTTGGACGTTTTAGCTAACCCAGAGAAAGTGAAGTCGATACTGGGGGCTAGGCTGGGGGAGAGCGTGATTGAACAGGCTGCAAGAGCTCTTACTGGACTTCATAAGTAG
- a CDS encoding MFS transporter, protein MTEEREYVETDLLPRLDRLPWSRWHWKVFLILSGGMLLEGLVLSLGGSTLGTVEKLFSLTSTEAVALTPAFLVGELVGGVVLGTLADIKGRKLLFLTTMMFIIVGSLLAAVSVDYAMLLASRVIAGLGIGGELGAAIAAMEEFSPPRNRGFVVGTGNGVMFDFGTFIASFVGYFAISSLPLSIGWRVAFLSAVVLALVILIARLDLPESVRFLVTKGRIAEAQALVERVEKEVASTKGQLPPPGGKVRVRAREERATQSFSLLFKRYGKRVALAWTLNFSETWPYYAAFSVFPLIFIHDYHVPSGSVGLVLGEILGAGVLGVLTMAYLLDSLGRRPVLILSYGLSGALAVILGLVVSRLSFTAFVAFLAALEFFTYAAAALLYPQIGEMFPTEARGSGLGTAIGFGRLGGIIGPFVLLALEPLGLDLVFAVTGVVLFAGAIAEALLGPELKRKPLEEASRL, encoded by the coding sequence ATGACAGAAGAGAGAGAGTATGTGGAGACAGACCTACTCCCTAGGTTGGATAGGCTTCCTTGGAGCAGGTGGCACTGGAAGGTCTTCCTCATTCTGAGTGGAGGGATGTTATTAGAGGGGCTGGTCCTGTCGCTTGGAGGAAGCACCCTTGGGACCGTAGAGAAACTCTTCTCTCTGACAAGTACAGAGGCCGTGGCTCTCACTCCTGCCTTCCTCGTGGGTGAACTCGTGGGTGGGGTAGTTCTAGGTACACTGGCCGACATTAAGGGGAGGAAATTACTATTCCTCACAACCATGATGTTCATCATCGTAGGATCTCTGCTCGCGGCAGTTTCTGTCGATTACGCAATGCTGTTAGCGTCCAGAGTGATCGCTGGTTTAGGAATAGGAGGTGAACTAGGGGCAGCCATAGCTGCTATGGAAGAGTTCTCTCCTCCCAGAAACAGAGGATTCGTCGTAGGTACAGGAAATGGAGTGATGTTCGACTTCGGAACTTTCATTGCGTCTTTCGTGGGTTACTTCGCGATCAGTAGCCTTCCTCTCTCTATTGGATGGAGAGTAGCTTTCCTCTCTGCTGTGGTCTTAGCCTTGGTGATATTAATAGCTAGACTCGATCTCCCCGAGTCAGTCAGATTCCTAGTGACCAAAGGAAGAATCGCTGAAGCGCAGGCTCTTGTCGAAAGGGTGGAGAAGGAAGTCGCTTCGACTAAGGGTCAGCTACCTCCTCCTGGGGGAAAAGTGAGAGTCCGTGCCAGAGAAGAGAGGGCCACCCAGAGTTTCTCCCTTCTCTTTAAGAGGTACGGCAAGAGAGTTGCCCTAGCGTGGACCCTAAACTTCAGTGAGACATGGCCCTATTACGCTGCGTTCTCCGTCTTTCCTCTTATATTCATACACGACTATCACGTTCCTAGCGGAAGTGTAGGGCTTGTGCTAGGCGAGATCCTCGGGGCTGGTGTGTTGGGAGTCCTCACCATGGCTTATCTCTTAGACTCCTTGGGGAGGAGACCGGTCCTTATCCTTTCCTATGGGCTATCTGGTGCTTTGGCTGTGATCCTCGGACTAGTAGTGAGCAGGTTGTCCTTTACTGCATTCGTTGCCTTCCTAGCAGCACTTGAGTTTTTCACCTACGCAGCCGCAGCTCTGCTATACCCTCAGATTGGCGAAATGTTCCCGACCGAGGCCAGGGGCTCTGGACTTGGAACTGCAATTGGATTCGGAAGGTTGGGAGGTATAATAGGCCCATTCGTTCTACTCGCACTAGAACCCTTAGGGTTAGACTTAGTCTTTGCCGTAACTGGGGTGGTGCTGTTCGCAGGAGCGATAGCTGAAGCCCTATTGGGGCCTGAACTGAAAAGGAAGCCCCTGGAAGAAGCCTCGAGGCTGTAA
- a CDS encoding DUF47 domain-containing protein: MFKFSKEDLVFQKLQVMTQDVRTAVSKLRETYSNVKKGNRDAYVGDMVRIKTIYEHIAMVREEVLSSLYGEAFLPDFKESMVMLSQAIYDTSKAVKDTARALTFRKVSEKCLTMLTEQIDAYLSLVEEASSKLSIMVSQMSSDIGEAIKTGREIQILERSGDEIKDSLLTRLYELESQTDVISILQLKDVILFMDDILDYMEEATMSVEVFYATLKS, from the coding sequence CTGTTCAAGTTCAGTAAGGAGGACCTTGTGTTTCAGAAGCTTCAAGTGATGACGCAGGACGTAAGAACTGCGGTTTCCAAACTAAGGGAGACCTACAGCAACGTGAAGAAGGGCAATAGAGACGCCTACGTAGGTGACATGGTTAGGATCAAGACAATTTACGAACACATAGCCATGGTAAGGGAAGAAGTGCTCTCCTCCCTCTACGGAGAGGCTTTTCTCCCCGACTTTAAGGAATCCATGGTCATGCTAAGCCAGGCCATTTACGACACCTCTAAGGCTGTAAAGGACACGGCTAGGGCACTCACCTTCAGGAAGGTCTCGGAGAAGTGTCTCACCATGCTCACTGAGCAGATAGACGCGTACCTTTCCTTAGTTGAGGAAGCATCGTCGAAGCTCTCCATAATGGTATCACAGATGTCGAGCGACATAGGTGAGGCCATAAAGACTGGTAGAGAGATACAGATCCTCGAAAGATCAGGGGACGAAATTAAGGACTCCCTTCTGACGAGGTTATATGAGCTGGAGTCCCAGACAGATGTCATAAGCATCCTCCAGCTGAAGGACGTGATCCTTTTCATGGACGACATATTGGACTACATGGAAGAGGCTACAATGAGTGTAGAAGTGTTCTACGCGACCTTGAAGTCCTAA